A single window of Synechococcus sp. C9 DNA harbors:
- a CDS encoding glutathione S-transferase family protein yields the protein MNALTWTELMDLDHWSLDRVNGATNAQARLRLFGQSEEVVRVTLYRDHHAWCPYCQKVWLWLEEKRIPYRIAKVTMFCYGQKEVWYTQKVRSGMLPAVELDGRLITESDDILIALERTFGPLGISLQAPEAIPLRQLERLLFRAWCNWLCQPSISSRQEQVNQQHFQRVLDQVEAALTRTPGAYFLDDFSVIDVIFTPYVERMHASLYYYKGYGLREQNPTLSAWFDAMERRSTYRGTQGDFHTHVHDLPPQMGGCWANDTPVTKANQIRVDQGPWWDLPDARYPEPETSRQEALHRVLKHRGNIIRVNPAPPDLMDEALRCALTHLVTGNLCQPPKGADAALRYLRDRISVPRDMSIYAAKRLRTSLEATAALAGDRQGIPIPTQHRRDQDPAQFAMVGELPG from the coding sequence ATGAATGCGCTTACTTGGACGGAATTGATGGATTTAGATCATTGGTCGCTTGACCGGGTGAATGGGGCGACGAATGCTCAGGCTCGTCTGCGCTTATTTGGGCAAAGTGAAGAGGTGGTGCGGGTGACGTTGTACCGGGATCATCATGCCTGGTGCCCCTATTGCCAGAAGGTATGGCTGTGGTTGGAGGAAAAACGGATTCCTTATCGCATCGCTAAGGTGACGATGTTTTGCTATGGACAAAAGGAGGTTTGGTACACCCAAAAAGTGCGTTCGGGGATGTTACCAGCGGTGGAATTGGATGGGCGGCTGATTACCGAAAGTGATGATATTTTAATTGCTTTGGAACGAACGTTTGGTCCTTTGGGAATTAGTTTGCAGGCACCCGAGGCTATCCCTTTGCGCCAGTTGGAACGGTTGCTGTTTCGGGCGTGGTGTAACTGGTTATGTCAACCGAGCATTTCATCCCGACAGGAACAGGTGAATCAACAGCATTTTCAACGGGTGCTTGACCAGGTAGAAGCGGCATTAACTCGCACACCTGGGGCGTATTTTTTGGATGATTTTAGTGTGATTGATGTGATTTTTACCCCCTATGTGGAACGGATGCACGCCAGTCTTTACTATTACAAAGGGTATGGATTGCGGGAGCAAAATCCGACTTTGTCCGCCTGGTTTGATGCCATGGAACGCCGGTCAACCTATCGGGGTACCCAGGGTGATTTTCACACCCATGTCCATGATTTGCCTCCGCAGATGGGTGGGTGTTGGGCGAATGATACGCCAGTGACCAAAGCCAACCAAATCCGGGTGGATCAGGGACCTTGGTGGGATTTGCCTGATGCCCGTTACCCGGAACCGGAAACCAGTCGCCAAGAAGCGTTGCATCGGGTGCTAAAACACCGGGGCAATATCATCCGGGTCAATCCCGCCCCCCCTGACCTGATGGATGAGGCATTGCGGTGTGCCCTGACCCATTTGGTGACGGGGAACCTGTGTCAGCCTCCCAAGGGTGCCGATGCGGCTCTGCGTTACCTGCGGGACCGGATCAGTGTGCCGAGGGATATGAGTATTTATGCGGCGAAGCGACTGCGAACCTCCCTGGAAGCAACGGCGGCACTGGCGGGGGATCGGCAGGGGATACCAATTCCGACCCAACACCGACGGGATCAGGACCCGGCTCAATTTGCGATGGTGGGGGAATTGCCTGGTTAG
- a CDS encoding AAA family ATPase, with product MIDEKVVSYLDLVIRARYPLLLIVSAEEEPVEEAIVQTASIIKPTREVLFWDLVGGWEDNGQCKGQVMSALQRIVSFPAEKPAIFVLKDMLPILQNSQRSENYPVIRQLKRLVREGRSSRKTIILLSYVAVVPAELKEEMVIIDFPLPGLAEIQELIRTTVPPDRLKIQGLGQEQLIRACQGLTRQRIQRILARALAQKNQVTEKDIDLVLEEKKQYIRQTEILEFYPASTTMSSVGGLENLKEWVRQRRNSFGEQAATYGLPTPKGVLLVGIQGTGKSLSAKTIAQEWRMPLLRLDAGRLFGGIVGESEGRTRQMIQIAEAMAPCVLWLDEIDKAFGGVGGEYSGDSGTSKRVFGGLITWMQEKTKPVFIVATANNVQVLPAELLRKGRFDEIFFLNLPTEPERREIWRVHLERVRPSRIRDFQLDELAHYSEDFSGAEIEQCVYDAMHRAFNEQPPREFQQGDILHSINQTVPLASIAKPQIEALKRWAAESGARVASRDEHLVAELNNLVQKRGLHPIEVDTYE from the coding sequence ATGATTGATGAAAAAGTAGTATCATATTTAGATTTGGTAATCCGTGCTCGGTATCCTCTGTTGTTAATTGTTAGTGCTGAGGAGGAACCGGTTGAGGAAGCTATTGTACAAACAGCAAGCATTATCAAACCCACCCGTGAGGTATTGTTTTGGGATTTGGTCGGTGGTTGGGAAGATAATGGGCAGTGTAAAGGGCAGGTGATGTCGGCACTGCAACGGATTGTGAGTTTTCCTGCCGAAAAGCCCGCTATTTTTGTTCTGAAGGATATGCTTCCGATTTTACAAAATTCACAGCGGAGTGAAAATTATCCGGTGATTAGACAGTTAAAAAGATTGGTGCGGGAGGGACGCAGTTCTCGAAAAACCATAATTCTCTTAAGCTATGTTGCTGTGGTACCGGCAGAATTAAAGGAAGAAATGGTGATTATTGATTTTCCATTGCCAGGTTTGGCGGAAATACAGGAGTTGATTAGAACCACAGTCCCGCCAGATCGATTAAAAATACAAGGGTTGGGTCAAGAGCAATTGATTCGGGCTTGTCAGGGTTTGACCCGTCAACGGATTCAGCGTATTTTGGCGAGAGCGTTAGCCCAAAAGAATCAGGTAACAGAGAAAGATATTGATTTAGTATTAGAGGAGAAAAAACAATATATTCGGCAAACAGAAATTTTAGAGTTTTATCCCGCTTCTACGACCATGAGTAGTGTGGGGGGATTAGAGAACCTGAAGGAGTGGGTAAGGCAACGGCGGAATAGCTTTGGGGAGCAAGCGGCAACATATGGTTTGCCTACACCGAAGGGGGTGCTTTTAGTGGGTATTCAAGGTACGGGTAAGTCCCTATCTGCCAAAACCATTGCTCAAGAGTGGCGTATGCCGCTTTTACGTTTGGATGCGGGTCGTTTGTTTGGGGGTATTGTGGGGGAGAGTGAAGGCAGAACCCGTCAGATGATCCAAATTGCCGAGGCAATGGCTCCCTGTGTTTTATGGTTAGATGAAATTGACAAAGCCTTTGGGGGTGTGGGCGGTGAATATTCTGGGGATTCTGGCACCAGTAAGCGAGTTTTTGGTGGTTTAATTACTTGGATGCAAGAGAAGACCAAGCCCGTTTTTATTGTGGCAACTGCAAATAATGTCCAGGTTTTACCCGCTGAATTGTTACGCAAAGGGCGGTTTGATGAAATTTTCTTCCTGAATTTACCGACGGAGCCAGAGCGGCGGGAGATATGGCGAGTCCATTTAGAGCGAGTACGACCCAGCCGCATTCGGGATTTTCAATTAGATGAACTAGCGCATTACAGTGAAGATTTTAGCGGTGCGGAGATTGAGCAATGTGTTTATGATGCAATGCATCGGGCGTTTAATGAACAGCCGCCACGGGAATTCCAGCAAGGGGATATTCTGCACAGCATCAACCAAACGGTTCCTTTAGCCAGTATTGCTAAACCCCAAATTGAGGCTTTGAAACGGTGGGCAGCCGAGTCAGGGGCAAGGGTGGCTTCTCGGGATGAGCATCTGGTTGCAGAACTGAATAACTTGGTTCAGAAACGCGGTCTGCATCCCATTGAAGTAGATACCTATGAGTAA
- a CDS encoding pentapeptide repeat-containing protein — MSNNHPINYDPVIGGQEISLSPVLGGIEVIKSALRSNDYEVRIRALGDALKYGEDGANLLMTVMQEDKDWRVQYWAWKILLESGNTRVKDFQIPCRKIDNIRARYKAGERDFRWADLREAKLRWADLSEADLSGANLYRARLYEADLSETNLTGADLPGANLGRANLTWANLTWANLSGANLSQADLRRANLTWANLNQVDLSRANLSGANLNQADLSGAYLYGVIVDESTQIDPKWRLVCEIFNQDGYQKNLRNIDLSGANLSEANLEGTDLTGANLSRTNLRGANLSGANLNQADLSGAYLYGVIVDESTQIDPKWRLVCEIFNQDGYQKNLRNIDLSGANLSEANLEETDLTGANLSGTNLRGANLSGANLNQANLRDADLRGANLSGANLNQADLKGANVRGVKLEGADSREANCTNAKMSWSFVLSYWLVKGVYLLFYSLRMLWGFLVVLVDALKTVLLESLRKY, encoded by the coding sequence ATGAGTAATAACCATCCAATCAACTACGACCCGGTAATTGGTGGGCAGGAAATTAGTTTAAGCCCTGTTCTCGGTGGTATAGAAGTTATTAAATCTGCCTTGAGAAGTAATGACTATGAGGTGCGGATTAGGGCATTAGGGGATGCGCTCAAGTATGGAGAGGATGGAGCTAATCTTCTCATGACCGTGATGCAGGAGGACAAAGATTGGCGAGTCCAGTATTGGGCATGGAAGATTTTGTTAGAGAGTGGCAATACAAGGGTTAAGGATTTTCAGATTCCCTGTAGAAAAATTGACAATATCAGGGCAAGGTACAAAGCTGGTGAGCGAGATTTCCGTTGGGCTGACCTGCGTGAGGCAAAGCTACGTTGGGCAGACCTGAGTGAAGCTGACTTGAGTGGGGCAAACCTGTATCGGGCAAGACTGTATGAAGCGGATTTGAGCGAGACGAACCTGACTGGGGCAGACCTGCCTGGGGCAAACCTGGGTAGGGCGAATCTGACGTGGGCGAACCTGACGTGGGCGAACCTAAGTGGGGCGAATCTGAGCCAGGCGGACCTGCGCAGGGCGAACCTGACGTGGGCGAATCTGAACCAAGTGGACTTGAGTAGGGCAAACCTGAGTGGGGCGAATCTGAACCAAGCGGACTTAAGTGGGGCATACTTATATGGCGTAATTGTTGATGAAAGCACCCAGATCGATCCCAAGTGGCGCTTAGTTTGCGAAATTTTTAATCAAGATGGTTACCAGAAAAATCTGAGGAACATTGACCTAAGTGGAGCAAATCTGAGCGAGGCAAACCTGGAGGGAACTGACCTGACTGGGGCAAACCTGAGTAGGACGAATCTGCGTGGGGCAAACTTGAGTGGGGCGAATCTCAACCAAGCGGACTTGAGCGGGGCATACTTATATGGCGTAATTGTTGATGAAAGCACCCAGATCGATCCCAAGTGGCGCTTAGTTTGCGAAATTTTTAATCAAGATGGTTACCAGAAAAATCTGAGGAACATTGACCTAAGTGGAGCAAATCTGAGCGAGGCAAACCTGGAGGAAACTGACCTGACTGGGGCAAACCTGAGTGGGACGAACCTGCGTGGAGCAAACTTGAGCGGGGCGAATCTGAACCAGGCGAACCTGCGTGATGCTGACCTGCGTGGGGCCAACTTGAGTGGGGCGAATCTGAACCAAGCGGACTTGAAGGGGGCAAACGTACGGGGAGTAAAATTGGAGGGTGCTGACTCAAGGGAAGCCAATTGTACCAATGCAAAAATGTCGTGGTCTTTTGTTCTTTCTTACTGGCTTGTTAAAGGGGTTTATTTACTTTTTTATTCACTTCGTATGCTTTGGGGCTTTTTGGTCGTTCTGGTTGATGCCTTAAAAACAGTTCTACTGGAGAGTCTCCGGAAATACTGA
- a CDS encoding DUF1257 domain-containing protein produces the protein MSHFTRIRVELKNLALLQEVLESQGHRVKMNAQVRGFAGNRTTADLLVVRPNGYDIGFCKRGDTVEMVADFWGTEVTAEGFLAPIRREYSRRQILATAAEKGFTVESETIDEKGEIKIVLGRWV, from the coding sequence ATGTCTCATTTTACAAGGATTCGTGTCGAGCTTAAAAATCTGGCTTTACTGCAAGAGGTATTGGAGTCACAAGGGCATCGGGTAAAAATGAACGCCCAAGTACGAGGTTTTGCTGGCAACAGAACGACCGCCGATTTGCTTGTTGTCCGTCCAAATGGCTATGACATTGGTTTTTGCAAGCGGGGTGACACGGTAGAAATGGTTGCAGATTTTTGGGGGACAGAAGTTACTGCTGAAGGATTTTTAGCACCGATTAGGAGAGAATACAGTCGCAGGCAGATATTAGCGACAGCGGCAGAGAAGGGATTTACTGTCGAGTCGGAAACCATTGATGAGAAGGGTGAAATTAAGATAGTGCTGGGGAGGTGGGTCTAA
- a CDS encoding pentapeptide repeat-containing protein, whose amino-acid sequence MTQTSYDPVIGGQEINLGPVIGGIEAIKYALQSDNSEVRMRALEDALNYGDDGANLAITVMKEDKDWRVQYWAWKILLESNNTSIKDFQIPYRKIDDIRARYETGERDFRWADLHKANLNRVDLREADLSFADLRGANLSSVNLREADLSFADLRGTKLSGVNLRFANLRFADLRDANLRGANLSDTNLSGASLRGADLSGVDLRGSVISCDTQIDPKWRLVWEIVNGYANVNNLSGTDLSRASLSGADLSGADLSFANLSFANLRGANLREAKLDGANLKGTNLEGAKMLEVTKMPGLW is encoded by the coding sequence ATGACACAGACCAGTTATGATCCAGTCATTGGTGGGCAGGAAATTAATTTAGGTCCCGTTATTGGTGGTATAGAAGCCATTAAGTATGCCTTGCAAAGTGATAACTCTGAGGTGCGAATGAGAGCGCTGGAGGATGCATTGAATTATGGTGATGATGGAGCTAATTTAGCTATTACTGTGATGAAGGAGGATAAAGATTGGAGAGTGCAATATTGGGCATGGAAGATTTTATTAGAAAGTAACAATACAAGCATTAAGGATTTTCAGATTCCCTATAGAAAAATTGATGATATTAGGGCAAGGTACGAAACTGGTGAGCGGGATTTTCGTTGGGCTGACCTGCACAAAGCCAACCTGAACCGAGTCGATCTAAGGGAAGCTGACCTAAGCTTTGCCGACCTGAGGGGTGCCAACCTGAGCAGTGTCAACCTGAGGGAAGCCGACCTGAGCTTTGCTGACCTGAGGGGAACCAAGCTGAGCGGTGTCAACCTGCGCTTTGCCAACCTGCGCTTTGCTGACCTAAGAGATGCCAACCTGCGGGGTGCCAACCTAAGTGACACCAACCTGAGTGGTGCTAGCTTGCGCGGTGCTGATTTGAGCGGTGTCGACCTGAGGGGTTCAGTCATATCTTGCGATACTCAGATAGACCCCAAATGGCGTCTGGTTTGGGAAATTGTCAACGGCTATGCCAATGTCAACAACCTGAGCGGCACTGACCTGAGCCGTGCTAGCCTGAGCGGTGCTGACCTGAGTGGTGCTGACCTAAGCTTTGCCAACCTGAGCTTTGCCAATCTGAGGGGTGCTAACCTGAGGGAAGCCAAGTTAGATGGGGCTAATTTGAAGGGCACCAACTTAGAAGGTGCTAAAATGCTTGAGGTTACTAAAATGCCAGGACTTTGGTAA
- a CDS encoding DUF2997 domain-containing protein, translated as MAEYQQVEYTIDKDGNITEKVLNATGASCLDLTAEVEAALGVVEQRELLPSYYETPSATEETTNEQVSQIQSS; from the coding sequence ATGGCAGAGTATCAACAGGTTGAGTACACGATTGATAAAGACGGCAACATCACCGAGAAGGTGTTAAACGCCACTGGTGCCAGTTGTCTTGACCTCACCGCAGAAGTCGAGGCGGCCTTGGGAGTTGTTGAGCAAAGAGAATTACTGCCCAGTTATTACGAAACTCCGTCTGCAACTGAAGAAACCACAAATGAACAAGTTTCCCAAATTCAATCATCATGA
- a CDS encoding helix-turn-helix domain-containing protein, which produces MRHDNNSDKGSLLSSTLLKWWNSIINWWRSFDPNAMKSHDSLLKNYMKPVGLTTWKQLRDHVKISRSTLHYLRTGQADHLPIHTLKAIAQHLNTDWTKLLQDFSNITFPNLGEQYYQECQRLQEQLDTQAIQLTRQTQEQTFQKITPLLVQYPTLQQVVQQKRPDLPATTVLNLLKSLENLLQDWGIEPIGTPWQNVTFDPELHQPDTEDIYPGEAVYIRFIGYRSPTQILVRAKVSRTLPEL; this is translated from the coding sequence ATGAGACACGACAACAATTCTGATAAAGGATCACTTTTGAGTTCTACCCTTCTCAAGTGGTGGAATTCCATCATTAATTGGTGGCGTTCTTTTGATCCTAATGCTATGAAAAGCCACGACTCTCTACTTAAAAACTACATGAAGCCTGTGGGCTTGACCACTTGGAAACAACTGCGTGACCATGTCAAAATCAGCCGCTCTACACTGCACTACTTACGCACAGGGCAGGCAGACCATCTCCCCATTCATACACTGAAGGCGATTGCTCAACACCTAAACACAGACTGGACGAAGTTATTACAAGATTTTAGTAACATAACATTCCCAAATTTAGGAGAGCAGTATTACCAAGAATGTCAACGATTACAAGAACAATTAGACACTCAAGCAATTCAACTCACCCGTCAGACTCAGGAACAAACATTTCAGAAAATTACACCCTTGTTGGTACAATACCCCACACTGCAACAAGTGGTTCAGCAAAAGCGACCCGATTTACCTGCGACTACCGTCTTAAACCTGTTAAAAAGTTTAGAAAATCTGCTCCAAGATTGGGGCATCGAACCTATTGGTACTCCTTGGCAAAATGTTACCTTTGACCCAGAACTACACCAACCTGATACAGAGGACATTTATCCTGGCGAAGCGGTTTATATCCGTTTCATTGGCTACCGCAGTCCCACCCAAATCCTTGTTCGTGCCAAAGTCAGCCGTACCCTACCAGAATTATGA
- a CDS encoding Hsp70 family protein, with protein sequence MTVLAIDFGTSNTVVCLHNLVHGQPETLDLGSLSFRYDQASPLIPSLIHIDSRDQVTIGNKVPKYDCSRILKGFKRELCQAFQPAPTYINQRPYTPKDAATLFLKELLKSIEEIAKIKPTEFIFSTPVGAYESYYHCLQDIASEAGYKQVRFIDESTAAALGYGVKNPGKIILVIDLGGGTLDLSLTKIVKPETNQSIYQGEVLVKTDRAYGCGGLDIDRWIAEDCLKKHGRTYKDIGESAWQNLLMISEKVKIRLSQYELAEESFLDENTFETWKISLKRQELEDILERQGFLRLLREAVDEVLEIGYSKGISKREIHHVLLVGGSSLIPAVQSQVFSLFGRERVHCDKPFEAVAHGALSLIQFQGINDYLRHTYALRHYNPFTKANEYYPLFQSGSSYPCIAPALYLQANHTGQQQIQLIVGEYTPSGATEVYYDEQGMLQIRSSDADSSFRPLGSQNTVQFPLNPPGVKGEDRLSVNFFIDPGRTLKVDVFDMKNQTFILKQQAVGRLQ encoded by the coding sequence ATGACCGTTCTAGCCATTGATTTTGGTACTTCCAATACAGTTGTGTGTCTGCATAATCTAGTGCATGGTCAACCCGAAACGCTAGATTTAGGCTCGCTTTCTTTTCGTTATGATCAAGCATCACCTCTAATTCCTTCATTAATTCATATTGATTCCCGTGACCAAGTAACAATTGGAAACAAAGTGCCAAAGTATGATTGCTCTCGTATTCTTAAAGGATTTAAGCGTGAGTTGTGTCAAGCCTTTCAACCGGCACCCACCTATATTAATCAACGACCTTACACCCCGAAAGATGCCGCTACTCTATTTCTGAAAGAATTACTTAAATCCATCGAAGAAATTGCAAAAATTAAGCCGACAGAATTCATTTTTTCCACACCAGTAGGAGCTTATGAAAGCTATTATCATTGCTTACAAGATATTGCCAGTGAAGCAGGGTATAAGCAGGTGCGATTTATTGATGAATCCACTGCCGCCGCTCTGGGTTACGGGGTAAAAAATCCAGGGAAAATTATTTTAGTTATTGATTTGGGCGGTGGCACTTTAGATTTATCTTTAACTAAAATTGTCAAGCCTGAAACAAATCAAAGTATCTACCAGGGCGAAGTGTTGGTTAAAACCGACCGAGCTTATGGTTGTGGCGGTTTAGATATTGACCGATGGATTGCTGAAGATTGCTTAAAAAAGCATGGGCGTACATACAAAGATATTGGCGAATCGGCATGGCAGAATTTATTAATGATTAGTGAAAAGGTAAAAATCCGATTATCTCAATATGAACTTGCTGAGGAAAGCTTTCTGGATGAAAATACATTTGAAACCTGGAAAATTAGCTTAAAGCGTCAAGAATTAGAAGATATTTTGGAAAGGCAGGGATTTTTGCGACTTTTACGAGAAGCGGTTGATGAGGTATTGGAAATAGGCTACAGCAAGGGTATCAGTAAAAGGGAAATACATCATGTTCTGCTTGTGGGTGGGTCGAGTCTGATTCCGGCAGTACAATCCCAAGTTTTCTCCTTATTTGGTCGGGAGCGAGTTCATTGTGATAAACCATTTGAAGCAGTCGCTCATGGTGCCTTGTCGCTCATTCAGTTTCAAGGAATCAATGACTATCTACGACACACTTACGCGCTACGTCATTACAATCCCTTTACCAAAGCCAATGAATACTATCCCCTTTTCCAAAGTGGAAGCTCCTATCCATGTATTGCACCTGCTCTCTATCTGCAAGCCAACCATACGGGACAGCAACAAATTCAATTAATCGTTGGTGAATATACCCCTTCCGGAGCGACAGAAGTGTACTATGATGAGCAGGGAATGTTGCAAATCCGTAGCAGTGATGCTGATTCTAGCTTCCGCCCATTGGGTTCGCAAAATACGGTTCAATTTCCCTTAAATCCACCGGGAGTCAAAGGGGAAGACCGTCTGAGTGTCAATTTCTTTATTGACCCAGGGCGCACCCTGAAAGTAGATGTTTTCGATATGAAAAATCAAACATTTATTCTGAAACAGCAGGCAGTGGGACGCTTGCAGTAA
- a CDS encoding ABC transporter ATP-binding protein — MSQSLLLVEQVYAGYVPGLDILQGASIEIHQGELVTLIGPNGAGKSTLLKAIFNLLPQRRGRIEFQGQETKDIPTHELVAKGMGYVPQLANVFPSLTVAENLSIGAAAVQGKIVKNRIEELTALFPILRERYSQRAGTLSGGERQLLAMARALMGQPQLLLLDEPSAALAPKLVGEVMHQIQAINRLGVTILLVEQNARQALKISHRGYVLENGRECYSGAGQELLHDPIIGELYLGIKAPLEANA; from the coding sequence ATGAGCCAATCCCTATTGCTGGTGGAGCAAGTGTATGCCGGTTATGTGCCGGGTTTGGACATTTTACAGGGAGCCAGTATCGAAATTCATCAGGGGGAATTGGTCACGCTGATTGGTCCCAACGGTGCCGGTAAATCCACCCTGCTCAAAGCCATTTTTAACCTACTCCCCCAGCGGCGGGGACGCATTGAATTTCAAGGACAAGAAACCAAGGACATTCCTACCCATGAATTGGTCGCTAAAGGTATGGGTTATGTGCCGCAACTTGCCAATGTCTTTCCCTCACTTACTGTGGCGGAAAACCTCAGCATTGGGGCGGCGGCTGTGCAGGGCAAAATTGTGAAAAACCGTATCGAAGAATTGACTGCTTTGTTTCCTATTCTCCGGGAACGGTACTCCCAACGGGCAGGCACCCTATCCGGCGGCGAACGGCAATTATTAGCAATGGCACGGGCACTGATGGGACAACCCCAGCTACTCCTCTTGGATGAACCTTCGGCGGCACTGGCTCCCAAATTGGTGGGGGAAGTCATGCACCAGATTCAAGCAATTAACCGCCTGGGCGTAACTATTTTATTGGTGGAACAAAACGCCCGCCAAGCCCTGAAAATTTCCCATCGGGGCTATGTGTTAGAAAATGGTCGGGAATGCTACAGCGGTGCGGGACAGGAACTCCTGCATGACCCCATCATCGGCGAACTCTACCTGGGAATCAAAGCCCCCCTCGAAGCCAACGCCTAG
- a CDS encoding thioredoxin domain-containing protein, with product MQRWVLAVGAMVLAVALFLGVRAQQSAVSLASLAAQSVPLEVALANDRPTMIEFYADWCQTCQQMAKDLQSLEAGYRQKMNFVFLNVDNPRWIPELLQYEVDGVPRFIFLDRENHLVGDAVGLQPRTVMDANVMALVQHQPLPFVRAGHSSPVHPQLDPKPQVEPLTHGTPVS from the coding sequence ATGCAACGTTGGGTCTTGGCGGTGGGAGCAATGGTGCTGGCGGTAGCCCTGTTTTTGGGCGTGCGGGCACAACAAAGTGCGGTTTCCTTAGCCAGTTTGGCGGCGCAGTCGGTGCCCCTGGAAGTGGCTTTGGCGAATGACCGTCCGACCATGATTGAGTTTTATGCGGATTGGTGTCAGACCTGTCAGCAAATGGCGAAGGACTTGCAAAGTTTGGAAGCGGGCTACAGGCAGAAAATGAATTTTGTCTTTCTGAACGTGGACAATCCCCGCTGGATTCCTGAGTTACTGCAGTACGAGGTGGATGGGGTGCCCCGTTTTATTTTCCTCGACCGGGAGAATCATCTAGTGGGGGATGCGGTGGGTCTGCAACCCCGTACGGTCATGGATGCCAATGTGATGGCGTTGGTACAACATCAGCCTCTACCCTTTGTGCGTGCCGGTCACAGTTCGCCGGTGCATCCCCAGCTTGACCCCAAGCCCCAGGTGGAACCTTTGACCCACGGCACCCCGGTTTCCTAG
- the acsF gene encoding magnesium-protoporphyrin IX monomethyl ester (oxidative) cyclase has translation MVATPSEAPFTELRPGIKAPAKETILTPRFYTTDFEAMAAMDIRANEEELRAILKEFQADYNRHHFVRDEDFNRSWDHIDGETRRLFIEFLERSCTAEFSGFLLYKELSRKLKGKNPILAECFSLMSRDEARHAGFLNKAMADFGLSLDLGFLTSHRSYTFFAPKFIFYATYLSEKIGYWRYITIYRHLEKHPEDRIYPIFKFFENWCQDENRHGDFFDAILRANPQFLNDWKARLWCRFFLLSVFATMYLNDLQRAKFYAAIGLEARSYDLEVIRKTNWTAGRVFPVILNVDHPQFERLLDACAARYLQIIRIGESQGAKLWKRLRQIPHALGIGVNLLRLYLMRPVRVVPGQVC, from the coding sequence ATGGTTGCCACGCCCTCGGAAGCCCCGTTTACAGAATTGCGCCCCGGTATCAAAGCTCCGGCGAAGGAAACCATCCTAACGCCCCGGTTCTACACCACGGATTTTGAAGCGATGGCGGCGATGGACATCCGGGCCAATGAGGAAGAACTGCGGGCAATCTTGAAGGAATTTCAAGCAGACTACAACCGGCATCACTTCGTCCGGGATGAGGATTTTAACCGCTCCTGGGATCATATTGATGGGGAAACCCGCCGGTTATTTATTGAATTTTTGGAACGGTCCTGTACGGCTGAGTTTTCCGGGTTTTTGCTTTATAAAGAATTGTCCCGCAAACTTAAGGGGAAAAACCCCATCTTGGCGGAATGTTTCTCCCTGATGTCCCGGGATGAAGCCCGTCATGCGGGATTTTTGAATAAGGCGATGGCGGATTTTGGGTTGAGTTTGGATTTGGGATTTTTGACCAGCCACCGGAGCTACACGTTTTTTGCCCCTAAGTTTATCTTCTACGCCACCTATCTTTCAGAAAAAATTGGCTATTGGCGGTATATCACGATTTACCGGCACCTGGAAAAACATCCCGAAGACCGGATTTATCCGATTTTCAAGTTTTTTGAAAACTGGTGCCAGGATGAAAACCGGCATGGGGACTTTTTTGATGCGATTTTGCGTGCCAATCCCCAGTTTTTGAACGATTGGAAAGCCCGGTTGTGGTGTCGGTTTTTCCTGCTGTCGGTGTTTGCCACCATGTACCTGAATGACTTGCAACGGGCGAAATTTTATGCCGCCATTGGCTTGGAAGCCCGGAGCTACGATTTGGAGGTGATCCGCAAGACCAACTGGACGGCGGGGCGGGTGTTTCCGGTGATTTTGAATGTGGATCATCCCCAGTTTGAACGTTTGTTGGATGCCTGTGCCGCTCGGTATTTACAGATCATTCGCATTGGGGAAAGTCAAGGGGCAAAACTCTGGAAACGCCTGCGGCAAATTCCCCATGCCCTGGGGATTGGGGTGAACCTCCTGCGACTGTACCTGATGCGTCCAGTGCGAGTCGTGCCGGGGCAGGTCTGCTAG